The following are encoded together in the Anaerostipes caccae L1-92 genome:
- a CDS encoding type II toxin-antitoxin system RnlB family antitoxin: MKNFAVKKIHNNIYLIIATSYDSPINNLDEVESEISGYTGIVIFDLTLINGTNSNRYLEAEVLDGKIDLKSFKIKKELDDTVNEVSKRFFQNNEEILERSTITNSLKFLLKTGKCI; encoded by the coding sequence ATGAAGAACTTTGCTGTAAAAAAAATACACAATAATATTTATCTGATTATTGCGACTTCATATGATAGCCCTATCAACAATTTAGATGAGGTAGAATCAGAAATAAGTGGTTATACCGGAATAGTTATCTTTGACTTAACATTAATAAATGGGACAAATAGTAATAGGTATCTAGAAGCAGAGGTATTGGACGGAAAAATAGATTTAAAATCATTTAAGATCAAAAAAGAGCTTGATGATACAGTGAATGAAGTAAGTAAAAGGTTCTTTCAAAATAATGAAGAGATTTTAGAACGATCTACAATTACAAATAGTTTGAAGTTTTTGCTGAAGACAGGGAAATGTATTTGA
- a CDS encoding tetratricopeptide repeat protein, translating into MAWCVYEKYFRFRKEEYTEHDLKNLEIVAQTIISLIEQKDGSAFEFIVFAIVNIYKKKRDIDSYKKIIDWLDRLNIELLDKEVKSFQNNSGRFIEIQSRKEEYYSIKTKSLLSLEKYAECINCCELAEKDIDKFHYDNDIWIGGRKYYSYGKLGDTDIALAGLKELVGKKNHWSLLFEIAQIYSIKKQREDALDYAYRALLTRDQDKMKIKVLYFVAENLERLEEKNLAKAHYCYYKKIREENGWGIPTRLLEYMKKICNYEIEASELQNIWLKKVKDRSNVYEGKVSYIMPNKKNGFIHYQNGSIFFRVNEVFAKCKIKEGTNVSFIIGNSFDIKKNKKTKIAEYVEVI; encoded by the coding sequence ATGGCATGGTGTGTTTATGAAAAATATTTTCGTTTTAGAAAGGAAGAATACACAGAACATGATTTGAAGAATCTAGAAATAGTAGCACAAACAATTATTAGTTTAATTGAGCAAAAAGATGGAAGTGCTTTTGAATTTATCGTTTTTGCAATCGTAAATATTTATAAAAAGAAAAGAGATATAGATAGTTATAAAAAAATCATTGATTGGTTAGATAGGTTAAATATAGAATTGTTAGATAAAGAAGTTAAATCATTTCAAAATAATAGTGGACGTTTTATTGAAATACAATCAAGAAAAGAAGAATATTATTCTATAAAAACCAAAAGTTTATTAAGTTTAGAGAAATATGCAGAATGTATAAACTGTTGTGAGTTAGCAGAGAAGGATATAGATAAATTTCACTATGATAATGATATTTGGATTGGGGGAAGAAAATATTATTCTTACGGGAAATTAGGAGATACTGATATAGCACTGGCAGGATTAAAAGAATTAGTTGGAAAGAAAAATCATTGGTCTTTGCTATTTGAAATAGCTCAAATTTATAGTATAAAGAAGCAAAGGGAAGATGCATTGGATTATGCCTATAGAGCATTACTGACAAGAGATCAGGATAAAATGAAAATAAAGGTTTTGTATTTTGTTGCTGAAAACTTAGAAAGGTTGGAAGAAAAAAATCTTGCTAAAGCACACTATTGTTACTATAAAAAAATACGAGAAGAAAATGGCTGGGGGATACCAACTAGACTTTTAGAATATATGAAAAAAATATGTAATTATGAGATAGAGGCAAGTGAATTGCAAAACATTTGGCTCAAGAAAGTTAAAGATAGATCAAATGTATATGAAGGAAAAGTAAGCTATATAATGCCTAATAAGAAAAATGGATTTATACATTATCAGAACGGATCAATTTTCTTTCGTGTTAATGAAGTGTTTGCAAAATGTAAAATCAAGGAAGGTACAAATGTTTCTTTCATCATTGGAAATTCTTTTGACATTAAGAAAAATAAGAAGACAAAAATAGCAGAGTATGTTGAGGTCATTTGA
- a CDS encoding GyrI-like domain-containing protein gives MNYEVVELEEKMVAGISARTSNDAPDAGMVIGSLWGRFFEEGIFFNISNKVNEKSIGLYSDYNDENMQEYQITVGCEVSSTERNQEGLTFTVIPKGKYAKFIVRGHMQKAVSEFWIKLWKMDLNRSFTGDFEEYQPGGTLEDSEIHMYIALKE, from the coding sequence ATGAACTATGAAGTGGTAGAATTAGAAGAAAAGATGGTTGCAGGGATCAGCGCGAGGACATCCAATGATGCACCGGATGCCGGAATGGTGATCGGGTCCTTGTGGGGGCGGTTTTTTGAAGAAGGAATTTTTTTTAATATCTCAAACAAAGTAAACGAAAAGAGTATCGGTCTGTATTCTGATTACAATGATGAGAATATGCAGGAATATCAGATTACGGTAGGATGTGAGGTCAGCAGCACTGAGCGGAATCAGGAAGGGCTCACCTTTACTGTAATTCCAAAAGGAAAATATGCAAAGTTTATTGTCCGGGGACATATGCAGAAAGCGGTGAGCGAGTTTTGGATCAAGCTGTGGAAGATGGATTTAAACCGCAGCTTTACTGGAGACTTTGAAGAGTATCAGCCGGGAGGCACGCTGGAAGACTCAGAAATCCATATGTATATTGCACTGAAGGAGTGA
- a CDS encoding helix-turn-helix transcriptional regulator has product MTSSRLFEIIYILLEKKKVTAPELAERFEVSVRTIYRDIDALSSAGIPVYCTQGKGGGIGLLEDFVMDKSALTEEEQSQILLSLQCMAVTNHMDAKKLLSRLSSLFQKDDENWVYVDFSRWNPRGEKELFETLKEAILNREVVIFDYYNAKGEYSRREAEPMQLYFRGMDWYLTAFCKKSGEIRIFKLKRLKNLVKTEERFLRKDIRDMKTMPSLEEKKDMEVSVRAEKSLGFRVYDEFDPDWIREEKEAFYITFPCADEEWLYGWLLSFGPGLVVLGPKEVRSEMKRRLRLMAGQYEENI; this is encoded by the coding sequence ATGACAAGCAGCCGTTTATTTGAGATCATTTATATTTTGCTGGAGAAAAAGAAAGTGACAGCACCGGAGCTCGCCGAGAGGTTTGAGGTTTCGGTGAGAACGATCTACCGGGACATCGATGCACTCAGCAGTGCGGGCATACCGGTATACTGCACTCAGGGAAAGGGAGGGGGCATTGGCCTGCTGGAAGACTTCGTCATGGACAAGTCTGCCCTTACGGAAGAGGAACAAAGTCAGATTCTTCTCTCACTTCAATGCATGGCAGTCACGAATCACATGGATGCCAAAAAACTCTTATCCAGATTGTCCAGCCTGTTCCAGAAGGACGATGAGAACTGGGTCTATGTGGACTTTTCACGGTGGAACCCAAGAGGAGAAAAGGAACTGTTTGAAACACTGAAAGAAGCGATCCTTAACAGGGAAGTGGTCATATTTGATTACTATAATGCAAAGGGCGAATATTCCAGAAGGGAAGCAGAGCCCATGCAGCTGTATTTCCGCGGCATGGACTGGTATCTCACGGCATTCTGCAAAAAGAGCGGGGAGATACGGATCTTTAAGCTCAAGAGGCTTAAAAATTTGGTAAAAACAGAAGAACGCTTTTTGAGAAAAGACATTCGGGATATGAAAACAATGCCGTCTCTGGAAGAAAAAAAGGATATGGAAGTATCCGTCAGGGCAGAGAAAAGTCTTGGATTCCGCGTCTATGATGAATTCGATCCGGACTGGATCAGAGAGGAGAAGGAGGCTTTTTATATCACATTTCCTTGTGCAGATGAAGAATGGCTGTATGGATGGCTTCTATCCTTCGGCCCGGGGCTTGTGGTGCTGGGGCCAAAAGAAGTCCGCAGCGAAATGAAACGCCGTCTCCGCCTTATGGCGGGACAATATGAAGAAAACATTTAA
- a CDS encoding galactitol-1-phosphate 5-dehydrogenase produces MKAGVVHAKNDIRFEEIKTPVPEKGQVLVKVKYTGICGSDVPRVNGDACHFFPNVLGHEFSGVVETVGEGVSSLKPGDRVAGVPLVPCMECEDCRKGNYSLCKHYSFIGSREFGSFAEYVAVPEKNAVKFEDSVSFEQGAFFEPATVALHGLLRTGYQGGEDVAVLGGGTIGLFTAQWAKIFGAKRVTVFDISDERLKLAKKLSIDNGINTLEEDFMDQAMALTGGKGFGYVYETAGVTTTMKYAFRLAANKAGVCFIGTPTKELSFSVEEWENMNRKEFTLTGSWMSYSAPFPGKEWELTAHYFKTGQLKFDDSLIFKKLPLSEIADAFELYKEKGAVKGKILIDSEG; encoded by the coding sequence ATGAAAGCAGGAGTGGTCCATGCAAAAAATGATATCCGGTTCGAGGAAATCAAGACCCCGGTGCCGGAAAAAGGGCAGGTGCTGGTCAAAGTCAAATATACAGGGATCTGCGGATCTGATGTGCCGAGAGTCAACGGGGATGCGTGTCATTTCTTCCCAAATGTGCTGGGACATGAATTTTCCGGTGTGGTAGAAACCGTAGGAGAAGGAGTATCCTCCTTAAAGCCGGGTGACCGGGTGGCCGGTGTGCCGCTGGTTCCGTGCATGGAATGTGAGGACTGCCGGAAGGGGAATTATTCCCTCTGTAAACATTACAGTTTTATCGGCTCCAGGGAATTCGGAAGTTTCGCCGAGTATGTGGCGGTGCCGGAGAAAAATGCGGTAAAATTTGAGGATTCTGTATCTTTTGAGCAGGGGGCTTTCTTTGAGCCTGCCACAGTGGCTCTCCACGGACTTTTAAGGACCGGCTACCAGGGCGGAGAAGATGTGGCAGTCCTGGGCGGCGGCACCATCGGACTGTTCACGGCCCAGTGGGCAAAGATTTTCGGCGCTAAAAGGGTCACGGTTTTTGACATCAGTGACGAGAGACTTAAGCTTGCGAAGAAACTTAGCATCGATAATGGCATTAATACTCTGGAGGAAGACTTCATGGATCAGGCTATGGCACTCACCGGGGGCAAAGGGTTCGGCTATGTATATGAGACTGCAGGAGTTACCACGACCATGAAATATGCGTTCCGTCTGGCAGCCAACAAAGCGGGAGTCTGTTTTATCGGAACACCGACGAAAGAATTATCTTTCAGTGTGGAAGAATGGGAAAATATGAACCGGAAAGAATTTACCCTGACCGGGTCCTGGATGTCCTACAGCGCACCGTTTCCGGGGAAAGAGTGGGAGCTCACAGCCCATTATTTTAAGACCGGCCAGCTGAAATTTGATGATTCACTGATCTTTAAGAAACTGCCCTTATCTGAGATAGCGGATGCCTTTGAACTTTACAAGGAAAAAGGCGCTGTAAAAGGCAAGATTTTGATTGACAGTGAGGGATGA
- a CDS encoding HAD family hydrolase, protein MNRLSPDYKMICFDLDGTLLDTKYSILAGFRDLYEEIWNECRPLNELEFVLGGDSLALLDSMGFPEGSIHGWLKYIDCYAHTIHPFDGILDTLSALSQKGLILGVATNKLRIEYEETMERHGLKRFMEHSICLDEVSHAKPDPEPLLYLAEQSEIPISQMLFIGDTSYDIDCARAAGCDFALAGWGASEALKKEYAVVLEKPDELLSVIQ, encoded by the coding sequence ATGAATCGCTTATCACCTGATTATAAAATGATCTGTTTTGATCTGGACGGTACTCTGCTGGACACCAAATATTCCATTCTCGCAGGCTTCAGAGACCTGTACGAAGAGATATGGAATGAATGCAGGCCGCTTAATGAGCTTGAGTTTGTTCTCGGCGGCGACAGCCTGGCCCTGCTGGACTCTATGGGCTTTCCTGAAGGAAGTATTCACGGGTGGTTAAAATATATTGACTGCTATGCACATACGATCCATCCGTTTGACGGAATTTTAGATACGTTGTCTGCCCTGAGTCAAAAAGGGCTTATCCTGGGCGTTGCCACAAATAAACTCCGAATTGAATATGAAGAAACGATGGAGCGCCATGGGCTGAAACGTTTCATGGAGCACTCCATCTGCCTGGACGAGGTTTCCCATGCCAAACCGGATCCGGAACCTCTGTTATATTTGGCAGAACAGTCTGAAATACCGATAAGCCAAATGCTCTTTATCGGGGATACCAGCTATGATATAGACTGTGCCAGAGCTGCCGGATGTGATTTTGCCCTGGCAGGATGGGGAGCTTCTGAGGCATTAAAAAAAGAATATGCTGTTGTGCTGGAAAAACCGGACGAACTTCTGTCAGTGATCCAATAG
- a CDS encoding viroplasmin family protein, with protein sequence MAGKKFYVVRKGKNPGIYSTWDECKKQVDGFSGAEYKSFGTLIEAETFLYNTEEQTKSIRINADKEVDNEIIAYVDGSYNDITKEVSYGMVTIHNGKETYFSGKVEEKDLAEMHNVAGEIKGAEAAMRYAIKNDYEKLVIYHDYEGISKWCTGEWKAKKKGTQDYKELFENVSKKLKVEFVKVQGHSGDKYNDIADMLAKKVIFGEEAKDQREESCGELKRNVYINRNLDELYGMLLNKGTILWESFKGGNIKSIGNQKRFEFFVDGKKAFLDIHQRRDGTTTFNPTGTNIEYSTLLKEAIEKCGVRNTSENKNYTIYLGEEWCRNVLEYLKQLPDVKVKDISDKNKKAYQFVSKIGDRLTLSLYDYKVMVQGKPLYLYHEFLSFISHAPQVTVNDVVDLTNTFNDTIGEASDTKAKMGELLPTAYNDGKIEETIWKLFSPSIILIEDEKKLDDYSACVFPALRALEGYLKLLLNVKGIVVDKNHTFGSVFKPERKGDETSNHILIQKYKTLINNSTFEQVLEEIYNYFRKNRHTIFHVDQVIIATRLIEEKQEAKDIFAQIVYLIENTYRRVESEL encoded by the coding sequence ATGGCTGGAAAGAAGTTTTATGTAGTTAGAAAAGGGAAAAATCCAGGTATTTATAGTACATGGGATGAGTGTAAAAAGCAGGTAGATGGATTTTCAGGAGCAGAATATAAGAGTTTTGGAACTTTAATAGAGGCAGAAACATTTCTATATAATACAGAAGAACAAACTAAATCTATCAGGATTAATGCAGATAAAGAGGTAGACAATGAGATTATTGCCTATGTTGATGGCAGCTACAATGATATTACAAAAGAAGTTTCTTATGGTATGGTCACTATACATAACGGAAAAGAGACATATTTCTCTGGAAAGGTAGAAGAAAAGGATTTAGCAGAAATGCATAATGTGGCTGGAGAAATTAAAGGCGCAGAGGCTGCTATGCGTTACGCAATAAAGAACGATTATGAAAAATTGGTGATATATCATGATTATGAAGGGATTTCTAAATGGTGTACCGGTGAGTGGAAAGCTAAAAAAAAGGGAACTCAGGATTACAAGGAACTGTTTGAAAATGTGAGTAAAAAGTTGAAGGTCGAATTTGTAAAAGTGCAGGGTCATTCTGGTGATAAATATAATGATATAGCAGATATGTTAGCAAAAAAAGTTATATTTGGAGAGGAAGCAAAAGATCAAAGAGAAGAAAGCTGTGGTGAGCTAAAGCGTAATGTGTATATAAATAGAAATTTAGATGAATTGTATGGAATGTTATTGAATAAAGGTACAATTTTGTGGGAATCCTTTAAAGGAGGGAATATAAAAAGTATTGGAAATCAAAAGCGATTTGAATTTTTTGTTGATGGCAAAAAGGCTTTTTTAGATATACATCAAAGACGTGATGGAACTACTACATTTAATCCAACAGGAACAAATATAGAATATTCGACCTTGTTAAAAGAGGCAATTGAGAAGTGTGGAGTGAGAAATACCTCTGAAAATAAAAACTACACTATTTATCTTGGTGAAGAGTGGTGCCGAAATGTATTGGAATATTTAAAACAACTTCCAGATGTAAAAGTTAAAGATATCAGTGATAAAAATAAAAAAGCATATCAGTTCGTGAGTAAAATTGGTGATAGATTGACATTAAGTTTATATGACTATAAAGTTATGGTTCAAGGGAAACCGCTATACTTGTATCATGAGTTTTTATCATTCATTTCTCATGCTCCACAGGTTACCGTTAATGATGTTGTAGATTTAACCAATACTTTTAATGATACAATAGGGGAAGCAAGTGATACAAAAGCGAAAATGGGTGAGTTATTGCCTACTGCGTATAATGATGGTAAGATAGAAGAGACTATATGGAAACTGTTTTCTCCTTCCATTATTTTGATTGAGGATGAGAAAAAACTGGATGATTACAGTGCTTGTGTTTTTCCTGCATTAAGAGCTTTAGAAGGATATCTAAAGTTACTTTTAAATGTAAAAGGTATTGTTGTTGATAAAAATCATACATTTGGGTCTGTATTCAAACCAGAAAGAAAAGGTGATGAAACAAGTAATCATATTCTGATACAAAAGTATAAAACTTTAATAAATAACAGTACATTTGAGCAGGTTTTAGAAGAAATATATAATTATTTTAGGAAGAATCGTCATACTATATTTCATGTAGACCAAGTAATAATTGCAACAAGGTTAATTGAAGAAAAGCAAGAGGCAAAAGATATCTTCGCTCAGATAGTCTACTTGATTGAAAATACATATAGAAGAGTAGAAAGTGAATTATAG
- a CDS encoding prolyl-tRNA synthetase associated domain-containing protein yields the protein MKQKVLETLDRLHIPYECEDHPAAYTMEEIEALHLTRPNESIAKNLFLRDGSGKRHFLVLAAGDKPVDLKTLRQTIGSSRLSFASEERLMKHLKVTKGSVSPMGILNDEHLAVEVFIDEELKDSSCIGVHPNDNTATVWISCADLEQVIRHHGNSVTYIPV from the coding sequence ATGAAACAAAAGGTATTAGAGACGCTTGACCGCCTCCACATCCCATATGAGTGCGAAGATCACCCTGCTGCATATACCATGGAGGAGATCGAGGCTCTGCATCTGACCAGACCCAATGAATCCATCGCAAAAAATCTCTTTTTAAGAGACGGCAGCGGCAAGCGGCATTTTCTTGTTCTTGCTGCCGGAGACAAGCCTGTGGATCTGAAAACACTCCGGCAGACCATCGGTTCATCCAGATTAAGTTTCGCATCGGAGGAACGGCTCATGAAGCATCTGAAGGTAACGAAAGGCTCTGTCTCTCCCATGGGAATCTTAAACGATGAACACCTGGCTGTAGAAGTTTTCATAGATGAAGAGTTAAAAGACAGCTCCTGCATCGGAGTCCATCCAAACGATAACACTGCCACGGTGTGGATCAGTTGTGCCGATTTGGAACAGGTCATCCGCCACCACGGGAATTCTGTTACATATATCCCTGTCTAA
- a CDS encoding aldose 1-epimerase family protein, with protein MSSYQVKNDVLSVSVDTSGAGLTSIKDKTGLEYLWQGNPDYWSGQAPILFPICGSLRNEKAKIGDNKFCSMGRHGIARRCEFTLRHLDIDSISLFLRADAETMKSFPYDFELEMTYRIKDKTVIVEHTVTNHDSEVMPYFVGGHPAFHCPLNDGEAFEDYIIEFEKPETAGCPVLTEDGLVNTSNRKTFLENESSFGVKHELFYDDALIFDTLASRSASLMHKETGKGIRVDFEDFDYLGIWSSANDGPFVAIEPWSGTSTCSDEDDIFEHKRGVRMLAPGQSETLAYTISVL; from the coding sequence ATGAGTTCATATCAAGTAAAAAACGATGTTCTTTCAGTTTCTGTTGACACATCCGGGGCAGGCCTTACTTCTATTAAAGATAAGACAGGTCTGGAATATCTATGGCAGGGCAATCCTGATTACTGGAGCGGACAGGCTCCGATCCTGTTTCCCATCTGCGGAAGTTTAAGGAATGAGAAGGCGAAGATCGGAGATAATAAATTCTGTTCTATGGGCAGACACGGAATCGCCAGAAGATGTGAATTTACCCTAAGGCACTTGGATATAGACAGCATTTCTTTGTTTCTGCGTGCTGACGCAGAAACCATGAAATCTTTCCCCTATGACTTTGAACTTGAAATGACATACCGAATCAAAGATAAAACTGTCATTGTAGAACACACAGTGACAAATCATGATTCTGAAGTAATGCCGTATTTTGTCGGAGGACATCCTGCGTTTCACTGTCCTCTGAATGACGGAGAAGCTTTTGAGGATTATATCATAGAATTTGAAAAGCCGGAGACGGCCGGATGCCCGGTTTTGACAGAGGACGGTCTTGTGAATACATCAAATAGAAAGACTTTCCTTGAAAATGAATCTTCTTTTGGCGTCAAACACGAACTTTTCTACGATGACGCATTGATTTTTGATACGCTTGCATCCAGATCCGCTTCCCTGATGCATAAAGAGACAGGAAAAGGAATCCGTGTGGATTTTGAAGACTTTGATTACCTCGGCATCTGGTCCAGCGCCAATGACGGTCCATTTGTGGCAATTGAACCCTGGTCAGGCACTTCTACCTGCTCTGATGAAGACGATATTTTTGAACACAAACGCGGAGTCCGTATGCTGGCCCCAGGACAGTCAGAGACACTTGCCTATACGATCTCTGTTTTATAA
- the pfkB gene encoding 1-phosphofructokinase: MILTVTLNVSVDKAYKIKGAVCPGTVSRVDECRNTAGGKGLNVARIADLCGEDVLAAGFAGGFNGDYVKAMLCEDGIQSRFTKVKGESRSCINILAGDGTSTEFLEPGAPVEEEEWHRFLKDFEELVRESHVVTISGSAPRGLGTDCYQELIEIVKRQGKQVILDTSGEYLREGLKAKPTMIKPNQEELEDLLGVEIKNREDLILAGKKLVSQGIPYVVISLGAKGALMICEDRIYHGKPPELDAVNPVGCGDSMVGAFAAAFCQGKSDKEALAYAVAVSAANAMNPGTGRFRVKDMEEIHSKAEVEEITY; this comes from the coding sequence ATGATTTTAACAGTGACACTGAATGTATCTGTGGATAAAGCATACAAAATAAAAGGAGCTGTGTGTCCCGGTACCGTCTCCAGGGTGGATGAGTGCAGGAACACCGCAGGAGGAAAAGGGCTCAATGTGGCAAGGATCGCAGACCTGTGCGGAGAAGATGTTTTAGCGGCCGGTTTTGCCGGAGGATTTAACGGTGATTATGTCAAAGCAATGCTCTGTGAAGACGGAATTCAAAGCAGATTTACAAAAGTAAAGGGCGAGTCCAGAAGCTGTATTAATATATTGGCCGGGGACGGTACATCCACGGAATTTCTGGAACCGGGTGCACCGGTGGAGGAAGAGGAGTGGCATCGGTTCCTAAAGGATTTTGAAGAGTTGGTAAGGGAAAGCCATGTGGTCACGATCTCAGGAAGTGCTCCAAGGGGGCTTGGGACAGACTGCTACCAAGAGCTGATCGAAATAGTGAAACGGCAAGGGAAACAGGTTATTTTAGATACCAGCGGTGAGTATTTGAGAGAAGGGCTCAAAGCGAAACCTACGATGATAAAACCTAATCAAGAAGAGTTGGAAGACCTGCTTGGAGTGGAGATTAAAAACCGGGAAGACCTGATTTTGGCGGGCAAAAAGCTTGTAAGCCAGGGCATCCCATATGTAGTCATATCCCTTGGGGCCAAAGGAGCTTTGATGATATGTGAAGATAGAATTTATCATGGAAAGCCTCCTGAACTGGACGCGGTGAATCCGGTGGGATGCGGAGATTCCATGGTGGGAGCCTTTGCAGCGGCATTCTGCCAGGGAAAATCAGACAAAGAAGCACTGGCTTATGCAGTGGCAGTGTCTGCGGCCAACGCGATGAATCCGGGGACAGGAAGATTCCGGGTTAAAGATATGGAAGAAATTCATTCAAAGGCAGAAGTTGAAGAAATTACTTATTAA